One segment of Halomonas sp. TD01 DNA contains the following:
- the putP gene encoding sodium/proline symporter PutP: MAIGVWISLIAYFALMVGIGIYAMRKSTSSSEDYMLGGRTLSPKVAALSAGASDMSGWLLLGLPGAMFVSGLGSAWIGIGLLVGALFNWILVAPRLREQTVHYGNAITIPAFLANRFPTRSMSLRTVSAIVIVIFFAVYTASGLVAGGKLFESAFSGIYNFGDMSNYAMGVMITLGVVLIYTVVGGFLAVSMTDFVQGCIMMLALVIMPAVVLFGEGGGGFSQASQTLNEVDPTLLSWTSGLTFIGWLSAVTWGLGYFGQPHIIVRFMAIRTLKDVPIARNIGMGWMLISLIGAVSLGIFGRAYAIRNGLDVQDPETIFIILANLLFHPLITGFLYAALLAAVMSTVSSQLLVASSSLTEDFYRLFLHKNATEVQCVAVGRVCVVLVGIVAAVIASDENSQVLGLVSNAWAGFGAAFGPLIILSLMWPRTNGNGAIAGMVVGALTVMIWISLGWNGEFMGGPGVYEIIPGFIASFIAILVVSNMTTDSGEYQHIDR, encoded by the coding sequence ATGGCTATAGGTGTTTGGATCAGTCTCATTGCGTACTTTGCGCTCATGGTCGGCATTGGTATTTATGCGATGCGCAAATCTACCTCTTCATCCGAAGATTACATGCTGGGTGGCCGTACCCTCAGCCCGAAAGTGGCAGCCCTATCGGCGGGTGCTTCGGATATGAGCGGATGGTTGCTGCTAGGTTTACCCGGCGCAATGTTTGTATCTGGCTTGGGGTCAGCCTGGATCGGCATTGGCTTGCTTGTAGGGGCGTTATTCAACTGGATTCTGGTTGCTCCGCGCCTGCGTGAACAGACCGTTCACTATGGCAATGCGATTACCATTCCGGCTTTCCTGGCAAACCGCTTCCCAACGCGGTCAATGTCACTGCGGACAGTCTCCGCTATTGTCATCGTGATCTTTTTTGCGGTCTACACGGCATCAGGCTTAGTGGCTGGCGGTAAGTTGTTTGAAAGTGCGTTTTCCGGCATTTACAACTTCGGCGACATGAGCAACTACGCCATGGGTGTCATGATCACCCTGGGCGTGGTGCTTATTTACACTGTTGTTGGCGGTTTCCTGGCTGTGAGCATGACCGATTTCGTGCAAGGCTGCATCATGATGCTGGCACTGGTGATCATGCCAGCGGTGGTACTCTTTGGTGAAGGTGGCGGCGGCTTTTCCCAAGCCTCACAGACGCTGAATGAGGTCGACCCTACCCTGCTATCCTGGACATCGGGGCTAACCTTTATCGGGTGGCTTTCTGCGGTTACCTGGGGTCTGGGTTATTTCGGACAGCCGCACATTATCGTGCGCTTCATGGCTATTCGGACGCTCAAGGATGTACCTATTGCCCGCAACATTGGTATGGGCTGGATGCTTATCTCCCTGATTGGTGCCGTTTCTCTGGGTATCTTTGGTCGGGCCTATGCAATCCGCAATGGCCTAGATGTCCAGGACCCGGAAACAATATTTATTATCCTGGCGAATCTGCTGTTCCATCCGTTGATTACCGGCTTCCTCTACGCGGCGCTACTGGCTGCGGTTATGAGTACCGTTTCCAGCCAGCTTCTAGTGGCATCTTCATCACTGACTGAAGATTTCTATCGTCTGTTCCTACACAAAAACGCAACTGAGGTGCAGTGTGTCGCCGTAGGCCGTGTCTGCGTGGTCCTGGTGGGCATTGTGGCCGCTGTCATTGCATCTGACGAAAATTCTCAGGTACTGGGGCTGGTCAGTAATGCTTGGGCAGGCTTCGGTGCGGCGTTTGGGCCGTTGATCATTCTGTCGCTAATGTGGCCACGTACGAATGGCAATGGTGCGATCGCAGGCATGGTGGTAGGTGCTCTTACCGTTATGATCTGGATCTCACTGGGCTGGAACGGTGAGTTCATGGGTGGCCCTGGTGTGTACGAGATCATTCCTGGCTTCATCGCGTCCTTCATTGCCATCCTAGTGGTGAGCAACATGACTACCGATTCTGGTGAATATCAGCATATTGATCGCTAG
- a CDS encoding YqcC family protein yields the protein MSVHQQLQTALLELEATMKAANLWRMPTPEVSAFDSQQPFCIDTMSLPQWIRFVFIARLNALIDAQAAMPAKCDVAPAVAAYLMQEKVRASDQLLVVRAVERIDQLVSDN from the coding sequence ATGAGCGTCCATCAACAGCTTCAAACCGCGCTTCTTGAGCTTGAAGCCACTATGAAGGCCGCTAACTTATGGCGTATGCCAACGCCTGAGGTTTCTGCATTTGATAGCCAGCAACCCTTCTGTATCGACACTATGTCGCTGCCCCAGTGGATTCGTTTTGTCTTTATCGCTCGACTAAATGCACTGATTGATGCCCAGGCCGCTATGCCTGCCAAGTGCGATGTAGCACCGGCAGTGGCTGCTTACCTAATGCAGGAAAAGGTTCGTGCTAGTGACCAGCTATTGGTCGTTCGAGCCGTCGAAAGGATTGATCAGCTTGTTTCTGATAACTAG
- a CDS encoding SanA/YdcF family protein has product MRSLLLRYIKRFLMSLGALMLLATLLFIVGNFWVVASTARYIDDSFAECRPTDVAIVFGTSNWTRSGFRNPHFHARMRTSARLIADKRVRHLLISGDNRTQAYNEPRAMWRDLYRRGVPAEQLTMDFAGFSTYDTLVRARDVFQLDKALLVTQSWHLPRAVFIGRALGMEVTGCVAEEESAAGEWRLRIREWVARVATLGDLYIWGREPYFLGSPEPIELKDANSNFSEASRPSFNLDAYYYTARLVQPPQE; this is encoded by the coding sequence ATGCGCAGCCTGCTATTACGTTACATAAAGCGTTTTTTAATGTCGCTTGGAGCATTGATGCTGCTGGCGACATTGCTGTTTATAGTTGGTAATTTTTGGGTGGTTGCCAGTACGGCGCGCTATATTGATGACAGTTTTGCCGAGTGTCGCCCTACTGATGTGGCGATCGTCTTTGGCACCTCTAACTGGACCCGCAGCGGCTTTCGAAACCCTCACTTTCACGCCCGTATGCGTACCTCTGCGCGTCTGATTGCTGATAAGCGGGTTCGCCATCTACTAATCTCTGGGGATAATCGCACACAGGCCTATAACGAACCTCGCGCCATGTGGCGTGATCTTTATCGGCGCGGTGTGCCAGCAGAGCAACTCACCATGGATTTTGCTGGATTCAGCACTTACGACACACTTGTGCGAGCCAGAGATGTCTTTCAGCTAGATAAGGCGTTGCTGGTTACTCAGAGTTGGCATCTTCCCCGCGCGGTTTTTATTGGTCGCGCATTAGGAATGGAGGTGACTGGCTGTGTAGCGGAAGAGGAGTCTGCTGCTGGTGAGTGGCGTTTGAGAATTCGCGAATGGGTTGCGCGGGTTGCTACTTTGGGTGATCTATATATCTGGGGAAGAGAGCCGTACTTTTTAGGCTCTCCAGAACCTATCGAATTAAAAGATGCTAATAGCAATTTTAGCGAAGCATCTCGTCCATCTTTTAACCTTGATGCTTACTATTACACTGCGAGATTGGTGCAGCCGCCACAAGAGTAG
- the sufT gene encoding putative Fe-S cluster assembly protein SufT gives MDIEQVASLERGQKLPLQRDVDAIAIPFGKTETLAEDSVVSVMQAKGSSVSVGFEGRLFLIEGRNLDALGLEPLPRPTLPESASDAEIEQFVWEQLRTCFDPEIPVNIVDLGLVYGCRLERLISGERMVTIRMTLTAPGCGMGDVIAADARNKILGAPQINKVHTDIVFSPPWSRDMMSDEAKLELGMF, from the coding sequence ATGGATATTGAGCAAGTGGCCAGCCTTGAACGTGGTCAAAAACTGCCGCTTCAGCGTGATGTCGACGCCATTGCAATTCCGTTTGGAAAGACGGAGACACTGGCCGAAGATAGCGTTGTCAGCGTGATGCAAGCGAAGGGAAGCTCGGTAAGTGTTGGCTTTGAAGGTCGGCTTTTCCTTATTGAAGGGCGTAATTTAGATGCATTAGGGCTCGAACCATTGCCGCGCCCAACATTGCCCGAAAGTGCCAGCGATGCAGAGATTGAGCAGTTTGTTTGGGAGCAGTTGCGCACCTGTTTTGATCCCGAAATACCGGTTAATATTGTTGATCTAGGACTGGTCTATGGTTGCCGTCTTGAGCGCTTGATCAGTGGCGAGCGAATGGTCACTATTCGTATGACGCTGACAGCACCAGGCTGTGGAATGGGCGATGTCATTGCAGCGGATGCGCGTAATAAAATTCTAGGCGCACCTCAGATCAACAAGGTACATACTGACATTGTCTTCAGCCCGCCCTGGAGCCGTGACATGATGAGCGACGAAGCCAAGCTTGAGCTCGGCATGTTTTAA
- a CDS encoding OmpW/AlkL family protein — translation MRHNSLSTLLATGLAAATLMASSQVLAYGAGDFFTRVGVAKVEPKNDNGSLAGGAFAVDVQDKTDFAFTLGYRFHDKMGIELLAALPFKHDIALNGDNLASTKHLPPTLTLQYYPLGGTEARVQPYVGAGINYTIFSDEELAIGELELDDSWGAAAQVGIDLLIDENWALNAAAWYIDIDTDATVNGAAAGTVEIDPMVVMAGLSYRF, via the coding sequence ATGCGCCATAACTCTCTTTCAACACTGCTTGCCACTGGACTTGCAGCAGCCACATTGATGGCAAGCAGCCAAGTTCTAGCTTACGGCGCTGGTGATTTCTTCACTCGTGTAGGTGTTGCAAAAGTTGAACCGAAAAACGACAACGGTTCATTAGCTGGCGGCGCGTTCGCGGTTGATGTTCAGGATAAAACCGATTTCGCGTTTACTTTAGGCTATCGCTTTCATGACAAGATGGGCATCGAGTTATTGGCGGCCCTCCCGTTTAAGCACGACATTGCGCTGAACGGTGACAATCTCGCCTCTACCAAACACCTTCCCCCCACGCTGACGCTCCAGTACTACCCATTAGGTGGCACTGAGGCGCGCGTACAGCCTTATGTCGGCGCAGGTATTAACTACACCATTTTCTCTGATGAAGAGCTCGCTATTGGAGAGTTGGAGCTGGACGACTCTTGGGGCGCCGCTGCCCAAGTGGGTATCGATTTGCTTATTGATGAGAACTGGGCACTTAACGCAGCAGCGTGGTACATCGATATCGATACTGACGCGACCGTTAACGGTGCTGCTGCCGGCACGGTGGAGATTGATCCCATGGTGGTTATGGCAGGCTTAAGCTACCGCTTCTAA
- the putA gene encoding bifunctional proline dehydrogenase/L-glutamate gamma-semialdehyde dehydrogenase PutA, whose amino-acid sequence MNKANLHLHSDVSDLRSRIRTNYDADEAAVLHELIERIKLSEDDRRKVAAVGANYVERVRKERSPSMMEAFLAEYGLSTTEGVGLMCLAEALLRVPDAETIDDLIHDKIEPSDWGAHLGKSSSSMVNASTWALLLTGKVLEEDPKGPTRALRGLVRRMGEPVVRKAVGQSMKILGRQFVLGQTIEEGMKNARELEKQGYTYSYDMLGEAARTDEDAVRYHEAYAKAITAIAKQAKGDVRGSPGISVKLSALHPRYEYTHRDTVMAELVPRALELVQQAAKANIGFNIDAEEQDRLDLSLDVIEALMSDPSLDGWDGFGVVVQAYGRRAAPVIETLYELAERFNRKIMVRLVKGAYWDTEIKLSQEMGVKTFPVFTRKVNTDVSYMACAQMLLDRRDRIYPQFATHNAHTCAAVAAMAGDDKDSYEFQRLHGMGESLHHIVKQSEGTHCRIYAPVGAHRDLLAYLVRRLLENGANSSFVNQVVDSSIPPSEVSRDPVDGFQQLGDTISSPLIRQPGELFAPDRKNSKGYRINEPASVLPLLDAREAFADKTWTAGPMLAGNPAPQGPARDAVSPADSSRVIGKVHEATPEEVAAALDAAEEGFREWSARPVAERAQVLRRTADLYEEHIAELTVITTREAGKMMFDGIAEVREAVDFLRYYANEGERLEAEEPGSARGIFVCISPWNFPLAITTGQIAAALVAGNAVLAKPAEQTPLIAARAVELMREAGLPEAALQLLPGDGPTVGGPLTSDPRIAGVCFTGSTPVAQIIHKALAQNAGPDAVLIAETGGLNSMIVDSTALTEQAVRDILISSFQSAGQRCSALRMLYVQEEARDRLLNMLYGAMDSLTIGDPWNTDTDVSPVIDADAQAEISDYVAVHEKAGKVLKKLSAPETGTFVTPAVIEVGGIEDLEREIFGPVLHVATFKARDIDKVVDSINGKGYGLTFGLHTRIDDRVQQIVERIHVGNVYVNRNQIGAIVGSQPFGGEGLSGTGPKAGGPLYVTRFRRTSAAERHEKPEGKTVSLGDLQSALDGLDARNWAARPNRVEVLRKSLSGKGGVVRRALNETAALDMTPQTLPGPTGESNRLAMYPKGAVLCLGPTLDIAAAQAVQALGAGCSAIVIAPGAVQAVQPLIDAGAPVVGLDGSITAETLSEVKDIAAVAAAGKSDWTYELRLALAKRDGAIVPLETQTISPDRYVVERHLCIDTTAAGGNASLLATAE is encoded by the coding sequence ATGAACAAAGCCAATCTTCATTTGCATAGCGACGTGAGTGATCTACGCTCGCGCATCCGCACCAACTATGACGCCGATGAAGCAGCGGTGCTGCATGAACTGATCGAGCGTATCAAGCTGTCAGAAGACGATCGCCGCAAGGTAGCTGCCGTCGGTGCCAACTACGTGGAGCGTGTGCGCAAGGAAAGATCACCCTCGATGATGGAGGCGTTCCTCGCTGAGTACGGACTCTCTACCACCGAGGGCGTCGGTCTGATGTGCCTTGCAGAAGCTCTGCTACGCGTGCCTGATGCGGAAACCATCGACGACCTGATTCACGATAAAATCGAGCCGTCCGATTGGGGCGCACACCTGGGCAAATCATCCTCATCGATGGTTAACGCCTCGACCTGGGCGCTGTTGCTGACCGGCAAGGTGCTGGAAGAAGATCCTAAAGGCCCGACACGGGCGCTACGCGGCCTAGTGCGCCGCATGGGCGAGCCGGTGGTACGTAAGGCCGTTGGTCAGTCGATGAAGATTCTTGGCCGTCAATTCGTACTCGGTCAGACCATCGAAGAGGGCATGAAGAATGCCCGCGAACTTGAGAAGCAAGGCTACACCTACTCCTACGACATGCTGGGCGAGGCGGCGCGCACAGACGAAGATGCCGTCCGCTATCACGAGGCTTATGCCAAGGCGATCACCGCGATCGCCAAGCAGGCCAAAGGCGACGTCCGTGGGAGCCCCGGCATTTCAGTGAAGCTCTCAGCCCTGCATCCGCGTTATGAATACACCCACCGCGACACGGTGATGGCGGAACTAGTACCACGTGCGTTGGAACTGGTGCAGCAAGCGGCCAAAGCCAATATCGGTTTCAATATCGACGCCGAAGAGCAGGACCGGTTAGACCTGTCGCTCGACGTAATCGAGGCACTGATGTCTGACCCCAGCCTGGATGGATGGGATGGCTTCGGGGTCGTTGTACAAGCCTACGGGCGCCGCGCCGCGCCGGTAATCGAGACACTCTACGAGCTTGCCGAGCGGTTCAACCGTAAGATCATGGTGCGCTTGGTCAAAGGCGCCTACTGGGATACCGAGATCAAGCTGTCCCAAGAGATGGGCGTAAAAACCTTCCCGGTTTTCACCCGCAAGGTTAATACAGATGTCAGCTACATGGCCTGCGCCCAGATGCTACTCGACCGGCGTGACCGCATCTATCCGCAGTTCGCCACTCACAACGCTCACACCTGCGCTGCAGTAGCCGCCATGGCGGGTGACGACAAGGACAGCTACGAGTTTCAGCGCCTGCATGGCATGGGCGAATCGCTGCACCACATTGTCAAACAGTCGGAAGGCACGCATTGCCGCATCTACGCCCCGGTTGGCGCGCACCGCGACCTGCTAGCCTACTTGGTACGCCGCCTGCTGGAGAACGGTGCAAACTCTTCGTTCGTCAATCAAGTGGTGGATAGTTCGATTCCCCCAAGCGAAGTATCAAGGGATCCAGTAGACGGTTTCCAGCAGCTTGGCGATACCATCTCAAGTCCGTTAATCCGCCAGCCCGGCGAGCTATTCGCGCCCGATCGCAAGAACTCCAAGGGCTACCGTATCAATGAGCCTGCCTCAGTCCTACCACTGCTCGATGCGCGTGAAGCCTTTGCCGACAAGACTTGGACGGCAGGCCCCATGCTAGCGGGGAACCCGGCCCCCCAGGGCCCGGCTCGCGACGCAGTCTCCCCCGCCGACAGCTCGCGCGTGATCGGCAAGGTACATGAGGCCACTCCTGAAGAGGTAGCCGCCGCTCTTGACGCCGCTGAAGAGGGTTTTCGCGAGTGGTCAGCGCGTCCCGTGGCCGAGCGTGCCCAAGTGCTGCGTCGTACCGCCGATCTTTACGAAGAACACATCGCTGAGCTGACCGTGATCACCACCCGCGAAGCCGGCAAGATGATGTTCGATGGCATTGCCGAAGTACGCGAAGCAGTAGATTTCCTGCGTTACTACGCCAATGAAGGCGAGCGGCTGGAAGCGGAAGAACCCGGCAGCGCCCGCGGCATCTTCGTCTGTATCAGCCCGTGGAACTTTCCGCTGGCCATCACCACTGGACAGATCGCTGCCGCCTTAGTGGCTGGCAACGCGGTACTTGCCAAGCCCGCCGAGCAAACGCCCCTGATCGCCGCCCGCGCCGTCGAGCTGATGCGTGAGGCTGGCCTGCCGGAAGCGGCGCTGCAACTGTTGCCTGGCGACGGACCGACAGTGGGCGGCCCACTGACCAGCGATCCCCGCATTGCTGGTGTCTGCTTCACTGGCTCGACCCCTGTGGCACAGATTATCCACAAGGCTCTGGCGCAAAACGCGGGGCCCGATGCCGTCTTGATCGCCGAGACTGGCGGGCTCAACTCCATGATCGTGGACTCCACAGCGCTGACAGAGCAGGCAGTGCGCGATATCCTGATTTCCTCCTTCCAATCAGCCGGCCAGCGCTGTTCAGCGCTACGGATGCTGTATGTGCAGGAAGAGGCTCGCGACCGATTGCTCAACATGCTTTATGGCGCAATGGACTCGCTCACCATCGGCGACCCCTGGAATACTGACACTGATGTCTCACCGGTGATCGACGCCGACGCCCAAGCCGAGATAAGCGACTATGTGGCGGTACACGAGAAGGCCGGCAAAGTGCTGAAGAAGCTATCCGCGCCGGAAACTGGCACATTTGTCACCCCGGCGGTGATTGAGGTCGGGGGCATTGAAGATCTCGAGCGCGAAATCTTCGGCCCAGTTCTACACGTGGCCACCTTCAAAGCGCGAGATATCGACAAAGTAGTCGACTCCATCAACGGCAAGGGTTATGGGCTGACCTTCGGCCTGCATACCCGTATCGACGACCGCGTGCAGCAGATCGTCGAGCGTATCCATGTCGGCAATGTTTATGTTAACCGTAACCAGATCGGTGCCATTGTCGGCTCTCAGCCGTTCGGTGGCGAAGGCCTCTCCGGCACCGGCCCCAAGGCCGGTGGCCCGCTCTATGTCACTCGCTTCCGCCGCACTTCCGCTGCCGAACGCCACGAAAAGCCTGAGGGAAAAACCGTGTCACTCGGTGATCTCCAATCAGCCCTAGACGGGCTGGATGCGCGTAACTGGGCAGCGCGACCCAACCGGGTCGAGGTGCTACGCAAGTCGCTTTCCGGTAAAGGAGGTGTGGTCCGCAGAGCGCTAAATGAGACAGCGGCCCTCGACATGACGCCGCAGACACTTCCTGGCCCCACAGGGGAAAGCAACCGCTTGGCGATGTATCCGAAGGGAGCGGTTCTCTGCCTTGGGCCAACGCTGGATATCGCCGCTGCCCAAGCAGTACAGGCGCTTGGCGCGGGCTGCTCGGCAATCGTGATCGCGCCAGGTGCAGTTCAAGCCGTTCAGCCGCTGATCGATGCTGGAGCGCCGGTGGTTGGACTCGATGGAAGCATCACAGCCGAGACGCTGAGCGAAGTTAAAGATATTGCAGCGGTAGCCGCGGCAGGCAAAAGTGACTGGACCTATGAACTGCGGCTTGCACTCGCCAAGCGCGACGGTGCCATCGTACCGCTCGAGACCCAGACTATTTCACCAGACCGCTATGTGGTGGAACGCCATCTGTGCATCGATACGACCGCAGCGGGCGGCAACGCCAGTCTGTTGGCAACGGCCGAATAG
- a CDS encoding DUF3549 family protein, with amino-acid sequence MQPIQTLDEFFTRSGADVSLYHMGRRVTACPRETLRTFESGEIAWPEPWQQQARLGVVFRMGDMPEPAIWFLALPLDEQGMLSPAQRDGFINRLLETLGRNVAQVENKPLGQTETADVDHLMKDNPLAFSPDVTFQAMLNAQATHALRLAASQHLEPVEAYLSGQQTIDWQALGLQGIADYVVRLDLQTSEALALRLPHLPTNVAHSLCYCLEHRPLAEPLVSALRARGEQAASDADMETLCACVRAVGSTPSASVGEWYSSLLDDPAACGPDIVAAIAGRGWLLLEDADRLPLFLQRLAEDKRTNFNAVVRDLALIPRLRLPVMLTLRDAPPGSAIQQRLSAIMSQARK; translated from the coding sequence ATGCAACCAATCCAGACACTTGATGAGTTTTTTACACGTAGCGGCGCAGACGTTTCCCTTTACCATATGGGGCGGCGGGTGACAGCTTGCCCACGAGAAACGCTGCGTACATTCGAAAGTGGTGAAATTGCTTGGCCAGAGCCCTGGCAGCAACAGGCACGACTTGGCGTAGTATTTCGTATGGGTGACATGCCTGAACCAGCCATTTGGTTTTTAGCGCTGCCGCTAGACGAACAGGGCATGCTCTCGCCCGCTCAGCGGGACGGTTTTATTAATCGCTTGCTCGAAACCCTTGGGCGAAATGTTGCGCAAGTGGAAAATAAACCGCTGGGACAGACAGAAACTGCAGACGTGGATCATCTAATGAAGGATAATCCGCTCGCTTTTTCGCCTGATGTTACCTTTCAGGCAATGCTTAATGCTCAAGCCACCCATGCATTAAGGCTAGCCGCTAGTCAACACCTAGAGCCTGTAGAAGCATATCTTAGCGGTCAGCAGACTATTGACTGGCAAGCTTTGGGATTACAGGGCATCGCTGATTACGTGGTGCGCCTTGATCTACAGACATCAGAAGCGCTAGCGCTACGTCTGCCCCACTTGCCTACTAATGTCGCTCACTCGCTGTGCTATTGCCTGGAGCATAGGCCGCTTGCAGAGCCACTGGTAAGTGCACTGCGGGCGCGAGGTGAACAGGCAGCCAGCGATGCCGATATGGAAACCCTGTGCGCCTGTGTTCGCGCCGTGGGCAGCACACCGTCAGCGAGTGTTGGTGAATGGTATTCAAGCCTATTAGATGACCCTGCTGCTTGCGGCCCAGACATTGTCGCCGCCATCGCGGGCCGCGGGTGGTTACTGTTAGAAGACGCTGATCGTTTGCCGCTTTTTCTACAGCGTTTGGCAGAAGACAAACGTACCAATTTTAATGCGGTGGTACGTGACCTTGCACTGATTCCCAGACTTCGCCTACCCGTTATGCTGACACTACGTGACGCACCGCCAGGCTCTGCTATACAGCAGCGACTAAGTGCAATAATGTCCCAAGCTAGAAAGTAA
- the rimK gene encoding 30S ribosomal protein S6--L-glutamate ligase — MHIALLSRNRNLYSTRRLIEAAEQRGHTARVVDTLRCYMSIASHHPSIHYKGAEIEPFDAVIPRIGASVTFYGCAVLRQFEMMGTYVINDSVAITRSRDKLRSLQLLSRKGLGLPITGFAHSPDDIPDLITMVKGAPLVIKLLEGTQGIGVVLAETNQAAESVIQAFMGMKTNIMVQEYIKEARGADIRCLVIGDKVVASMKRQAAEGEFRSNLHRGGTASVIRITPEERSTAIRAAKAMGLRVAGVDLLRSNHGPVIMEVNSSPGLQGIENATGKDIAGMIIEHIEKNAMPVRKAPPKPKG, encoded by the coding sequence ATGCATATTGCCCTGCTTTCGCGCAATCGCAATCTATACTCTACTCGTCGCCTTATTGAGGCCGCCGAGCAGCGTGGGCACACCGCTCGCGTGGTAGACACGCTGCGCTGCTATATGAGCATCGCCTCCCACCATCCGTCGATTCATTACAAGGGCGCTGAAATTGAGCCCTTCGATGCTGTCATCCCACGTATTGGGGCATCGGTTACATTTTATGGCTGCGCCGTACTGCGTCAATTTGAAATGATGGGCACCTACGTCATAAACGACTCTGTTGCCATCACTCGTTCGCGGGATAAGCTGCGCTCGTTACAGCTTCTCTCTCGGAAAGGACTGGGCTTGCCAATCACGGGTTTCGCCCACTCTCCTGACGATATTCCTGACCTTATCACCATGGTCAAAGGAGCACCGTTAGTGATCAAGCTGCTGGAAGGTACACAAGGTATCGGTGTTGTACTTGCCGAAACTAACCAAGCAGCTGAGTCGGTTATTCAAGCCTTTATGGGCATGAAGACCAATATTATGGTGCAGGAGTACATAAAAGAAGCTCGTGGTGCTGATATACGCTGCCTGGTGATTGGCGATAAAGTGGTCGCCTCCATGAAGCGTCAGGCTGCCGAAGGAGAGTTTCGCTCGAACTTGCACCGTGGTGGCACCGCCAGCGTCATTCGAATTACACCGGAAGAGCGCTCAACTGCTATTCGAGCGGCAAAAGCCATGGGGCTCCGCGTTGCAGGTGTCGACTTACTGCGCTCTAACCATGGGCCGGTGATTATGGAGGTAAACTCATCGCCTGGGTTACAAGGTATTGAGAATGCAACCGGTAAAGATATTGCTGGTATGATCATCGAACATATCGAAAAAAATGCCATGCCAGTGCGTAAAGCACCACCCAAGCCTAAAGGCTAA
- a CDS encoding ATP-dependent zinc protease family protein codes for MKELPYQAKAVIGRREMVTLPELGLHLCCKADTGARTSALHAEEIDTHEDEDGQLWVSFITHSGGPQTPAHRYQLHLHDRRRVTSSNGHSEWRYVIRTPMQLGELNFPVELTLTDRSNMRHPMLLGRRAMRRLLIAPGAAFLHGEP; via the coding sequence GTGAAGGAATTACCCTATCAGGCCAAAGCAGTCATCGGCCGCCGTGAAATGGTGACGTTACCTGAATTAGGGCTTCACCTTTGCTGCAAAGCCGATACTGGCGCGCGCACCTCTGCTTTGCATGCAGAAGAGATTGACACCCATGAAGATGAAGATGGGCAACTGTGGGTCAGTTTTATTACCCACAGTGGCGGCCCACAAACGCCTGCTCACCGCTATCAGCTCCATTTGCACGACAGGCGGCGCGTTACCAGTTCTAATGGGCACAGTGAGTGGCGCTATGTTATTCGCACCCCGATGCAATTGGGTGAACTTAATTTTCCGGTTGAACTAACCCTGACTGACCGTAGCAATATGCGCCACCCCATGCTGCTTGGGCGCCGCGCTATGCGGCGCTTGCTTATAGCGCCTGGAGCTGCATTTTTGCACGGCGAGCCTTAA